One window of Halichondria panicea chromosome 7, odHalPani1.1, whole genome shotgun sequence genomic DNA carries:
- the LOC135338078 gene encoding eukaryotic translation initiation factor 3 subunit J-like, whose translation MSEEEDFAWDDDDFDPEAGFQKEDPQNQWEGEDEGLDIDAVKAKPEQVAVKTESSESKKTKEERIAEKKAQRRMEELAKEKKQQKTDEDELAEKLRQRKLQEVSDLAVAMDTFGVAPGVLDSMDPKLEEDFDKFREALCDKITAYETSQFYTKFVEKLLLRVCKELDIEDLRHLSTTLSTLATEKQKAKAPKMKKKGKVSLGAKAVGKASKRFDDYGEDDLGAEFDDFI comes from the exons ATGTCTGAAGAAGAGGATTTTGCGTGGG ATGATGATGATTTCGACCCTGAGGCTGGTTTCCAGAAGGAGGACCCCCAAAACCAGTGGGAGGGAGAGGACGAGGGATTGGACATTGAT GCTGTAAAGGCTAAACCAGAACAAGTTGCCGTCAAAACTGAATCATCAG AGTCCAAGAAGACCAAGGAGGAGAGGATTGCTGAGAAGAAGGCACAGCGTCGAATGGAAGAGTTGGCCAAAGAGAAGAAGCAGCAGAAGACGGACGAGGATGAGCTAGCTGAGAAACTGAGGCAACGAAAGTTGCAAGAAGTCTCGGATTTGGCTGTTGCTATGGATACGTTTGGTGTTGCCCCCGGGGTGCTGGATTCTATGGACCCAAAGTTAGAAGAAGATTTTGATAAGTTCCGGGAAGCACTCTGTGACAAGATTACCGCGTACGAG acctcTCAGTTTTACACAAAGTTTGTCGAGAAGCTATTACTCAGAGTATGCAAAGAAT TGGATATTGAGGACCTGAGGCATCTCAGCACAACACTCAGCACCTTGGCAACAGAGAAACAAAAAGCAAAG GCCCCTAAGATGAAGAAGAAAGGCAAAGTGTCGCTGGGAGCCAAGGCCGTGGGCAAAGCTTCAAAACGCTTTGACGATTATGGAGAGGACGATCTAGGCGCAGAATTTGATGACTTTATTTAA
- the LOC135338073 gene encoding threonine aspartase 1-like: protein MNVVLKLHGREFPYKQPALLCRQEMAYPFIAVHAGAGYHSDSNGTKLKDLCKTACLKTMAALREGRDAAEGVAIAISELESSPLTNSGLGSNLSLTGQVECDASVMDGDGGFGSVGALQGVVNPIQVSLEMLRDSSHGTLSLGRVPPLMLTGEGGRLWAEQRGCGLCQPDELITDRAREVYLDHKSRLDGASSPAPKHRKRRREDNGHNKEEPPLDTVGAICLDGRGGVAGGVSSGGISLKFPGRVGQAAVFGCGCWAQHTPSKESRAVACSTSGTGEYIIKTMLAKECAESMIDSSLEQSLTDKFLRSERLSSVDQRFKLAGVIALNLTTDGDVHFSWGHTTESMCVGYMSHTHQQPTAVLSKMADPDKAGLTTQVEALKLSPS, encoded by the exons atgaaTGTTGTGTTAAAATTACATGGAAGGGAATTCCCCTACAAACAGCCTGCTCTTCTCTGCAGACAGGAGATGGCGTACCCTTTCATAGCTGTTCATGCAG GCGCAGGTTACCATAGTGACTCCAATGGTACCAAACTGAAAGATCTGTGTAAAACGGCTTGCCTTAAG ACAATGGCAGCACTGAGAGAGGGAAGGGATGCAGCTGAGGGGGTAGCCATTGCTATATCAGAACTTGAG tccAGCCCCCTCACTAACTCTGGCCTGGGCTCTAACCTCAGTCTCACTGGACAGGTTGAGTGTGACGCTAGTGTCATGGATGGAGACGGTGGCTTCGGCTCTGTAGGTGCATTGCAAG GTGTGGTGAACCCCATACAAGTGTCACTGGAGATGCTACGAGATAGTTCCCACGGTACCCTATCTCTGGGGAGAGTCCCTCCATT AATGTTGACTGGAGAGGGTGGGCGATTATGGGCGGAGCAGCGAGGCTGTGGGTTGTGTCAGCCTGATGAGCTCATTACTGATCGTGCCCGAGAGGTATACCTGGACCACAAGTCACGCTTGGATGGAGCCTCCTCCCCTGCACCAAAACACCGCAAGAGGAGGAGAGAGGATAACGGACACAAT AAGGAGGAACCTCCATTGGACACTGTGGGTGCTATATGCCTGGACGGACGAGGGGGCGTTGCAGGGGGTGTGTCTAGTGGGGGAATTTCCCTCAAGTTCCCCGGTAGGGTGGGGCAGGCGGCTGTGTTTGGGTGTGGCTGTTGGGCCCAGCACACACCCAGCAAAGAGAGCAGAGCTGTCGCTTGCAGCACTTCAG GTACTGGAGAATACATCATCAAGACCATGCTGGCTAAAGAATGTGCCGA ATCCATGATAGACTCTAGCCTTGAGCAGTCTTTGACTGATAAATTCTTGC GCTCTGAGCGGTTGTCCTCTGTTGATCAGAGGTTTAAACTAGCAGGAGTCATTGCACTCAATCTCACAACAGACG GTGACGTCCACTTCTCCTGGGGCCACACAACGGagagtatgtgtgtggggtacATGAGCCACACCCATCAACAACCAACG GCAGTGCTGTCAAAGATGGCCGATCCTGATAAGGCTGGACTAACCACACAAGTAGAAGCACTCAAACTATCCCCATCATGA